The Primulina huaijiensis isolate GDHJ02 chromosome 12, ASM1229523v2, whole genome shotgun sequence genome has a window encoding:
- the LOC140989522 gene encoding DET1- and DDB1-associated protein 1-like, with product MLSSWPCIDPHNFSQFKPNDPSNPSKMTPVTYHPTHDRTLPPPNQVIAPEARNILLRHFYKHAEEKLRPKRASCDNPTPERASKLPRPSSASDTFKLSYEP from the exons ATGCTGAGTAGTTGGCCTTGTATCGATCCTCACAACTTCAGCCAGTTCAAACCCAATGATCCTTCCAACCCATCG AAAATGACACCCGTTACTTATCACCCAACTCATGATCGCACTCTTCCACCACCTAATCAAG TGATAGCTCCCGAAGCAAGAAACATACTTTTAAGACACTTTTACAAGCATGCTGAAGAAAAG TTGAGACCCAAGAGAGCTTCTTGCGACAATCCTACACCGGAGCGTGCATCGAAGCTTCCGAGGCCGTCTTCTGCTTCAGATACTTTTAAGCTGTCATATGAACCATAA
- the LOC140990289 gene encoding meiotic recombination protein SPO11-2: protein MLKSSIFVSDQYLCDADIIPPFEVRARIEVAVLNFLRNLNSNNPLISDLPLIDRSLSNCRASRGLLTESTTIFLSRSFCTRSLMNENSAKSFIRVWKAMEMCHQILVQEKKVTQRELFYKLLSDSPEYFTSQLQVNRSIQDVVALLRCSRYSLGVMASSRGVVAGRLLLQEPNQNIIDCSVCGSSGYAISGDLIFLENLIMKSDARYIIVVEKHAIFQRLAEDRVFNQIPCILITAKGYPDIATRMLLHRMSREFSELPILGLVDWNPAGLAILCTFKHGSIGMGLEAYRYACNIKWLGLRKNDIEQLIPDESLIQLKTRDHQIAKSLANSEILLDKYKEELAMMVQSGHRAEIEALYVHGFDFLSKYLAKKIVQASYI, encoded by the exons ATGCTAAAATCCTCCATTTTCGTTTCGGATCAATATCTTTGCGACGCTGATATCATCCCTCCTTTCGAG GTTCGAGCTAGGATTGAAGTCGCGGTCCTTAATTTTCTGAGGAATCTGAATTCAAATAATCCATTGATATCTGATTTACCTCTG ATAGACAGATCGTTGAGCAATTGTAGAGCAAGTCGAGGATTACTAACTGAATCCACGACGATTTTTCTTTCGCGTTCATTCTGCACGCGGTCTTTGATGAATGAGAACAGTGCTAAATCATTTATTAGAG TGTGGAAGGCGATGGAGATGTGCCATCAGATTCTGGTCCAAGAAAAGAAAGTGACTCAAAGGgagttattttataaattactCTCAGATTCACCAGAGTATTTTACTTCTCAATTGCAGGTCAATCGGTCTATCCAAG ATGTGGTGGCATTACTTAGATGTAGCCGTTATAGCCTTGGTGTTATGGCATCCAGTAGAGGAGTGGTTGCTGGCCGCCTTTTACTTCAG GAGCCAAACCAAAATATTATTGATTGTTCGGTTTGTGGATCTTCTGGTTATGCCATCTCTGGAGACCTAATTTTTCTCGAGAATTTGATCATGAAGAGTGATGCTAGATACATCATTGTGGTTGAGAAG CATGCCATATTCCAGAGGCTGGCTGAGGACCGGGTATTCAACCAAATTCCATGTATTCTCATTACGGCCAAAGGATATCCAGATATTGCCACAAG GATGCTCCTTCATCGAATGAGTCGAGAGTTTTCAGAACTACCCATTCTAGGCCTGGTTGACTG GAATCCAGCAGGATTGGCCATACTATGCACCTTCAAGCATGGAAGCATAGGAATGGGATTAGAAGCATACAGATATG CTTGCAATATCAAGTGGCTGGGATTGCGTAAGAATGATATCGAACAACTCATACCTGACGAATCACTGATCCAACTAAAGACACGTGATCATCAAATAGCAAAAAGCTTGGCAAATTCAGAAATTTTGCTG GATAAATACAAAGAAGAGCTAGCCATGATGGTTCAGAGTGGCCACAGAGCAGAAATTGAAGCTCTTTATGTTCATGGCTTTGATTTCTTATCAAAATACCTGGCCAAGAAAATCGTGCAAGCCAGTTACATATAA
- the LOC140989848 gene encoding E4 SUMO-protein ligase PIAL2-like isoform X2, translating into MFNIGIDFAVVHYEVPSRVQEFPSLLKQVCRFKKDALLQSAIMVLMISIKNACECGWFSNKDSDELINLGKEMASNFCGSSNFDTKATCSLSVTSTIMSRFYPRMRMGHKLVCLEVKPGFDAYVSGFKISKTLMPSPGQKIRLFVAQTDDVTKSSCLTTPSKVNFLVNGKGVEKRTTTSMDTGPQIPTDVTHMLKYGSNLLQAVGEFCGNYTIAIAFMSEMPNLESSALQDYEQHALTAVDSDSEIIEGPSRISLNCPISFKRIKTPVKGYSCKHIQCFDFGNYVDINSRVPSWRCPHCNQHVCFTDIRIDRKMVKILEEVGANDTEVIFASDGSWNVATGTDDSIQKSVDKISNNTQDEPPQSESVQLSKAPVDVLDLTAIDNAISSFSDDEIQDRTVTTTYQCQTETPTEAFDPQMTKTNDADQSDTCLDDDFWSGFVMPNFGQVSSLSNTTSNNIAQSPVLTHPIGPNSPNQELQAVFGDALVTATMPQCETSVLTTLPFQQHQFGNSAVTNEYGRFPSLPLNVTSTPTVVQALLARTPDSVLQKRPRNSGNIFTQNSASAASQASPWAQMIPNATHMNPFSASQRSSSPLHQYMGMQRNQSFPSVRSSQSSVPDQGRNSFSALNERRISTPPHLVGPRMPSAQLPANFSRPQSQVGVSWDRTNLPVGTVTSQQAGKSLSVHTSGQMTRPVEASKITPSYMIPNNHRMPSTRDQVSNLEITSSQGQTTTANDSIEQNWRPAARMRGALSGQAYSDALNQYIIQPNQQAQAATPSLPTNVPAHLQSLMADTTALLRPPEPSHLSGSSVSGPEVSSQLPDISSGTK; encoded by the exons ATGTTCAACAT AGGTATCGATTTTGCTGTTGTACACTACGAGGTTCCAAGCAGAGTGCAAGAGTTTCCTTCTCTGTTAAAGCAG GTGTGCCGATTTAAGAAAGATGCCCTCCTGCAATCAGCTATAATGGTTTTGATGATTTCTATTAAG AATGCTTGTGAATGTGGGTGGTTTTCAAATAAAGATTCTGATGAACTAATAAACTTGGGGAAGGAG ATGGCAAGTAATTTTTGTGGCTCATCAAATTTCGACACAAAGGCTACCTGCTCTCTTTCTGTTACCTCCACAATTATGTCAAG GTTCTATCCGAGAATGAGGATGGGCCATAAATTAGTTTGCCTTGAAGTCAAG CCTGGATTCGATGCTTATGTGAGTGGCTTCAAGATTTCAAAAACTTTAATGCCTTCTCCGGGTCAAAAAATA AGGTTATTTGTTGCGCAAACAGATGATGTCACGAAGTCTTCCTGCCTCACTACCCCTTCCAAAGTCAA CTTTCTCGTGAATGGGAAGGGAGTGGAGAAGAGGACTACTACTTCCATG GACACAGGACCTCAAATCCCAACAGATGTGACACATATGCTGAAATACGGGTCGAATCTTCTTCAGGCTGTGGGTGAATTTTGTG GGAATTATACTATAGCAATTGCTTTCATGAGTGAGATGCCAAACCTTGAGAGTAGTGCCCTTCAAGATTACGAGCAGCATGCTCTCACAGCTGTGGATTCAG ATTCTGAAATAATTGAAGGGCCCTCAAGGATATCGCTAAACTGTCCTATTAG CTTCAAGCGAATTAAAACTCCTGTCAAAGGATATTCATGCAAACATATTCAG TGTTTTGATTTTGGCAACTACGTGGACATAAATTCAAGAGTTCCATCCTGGCGCTGCCCTCATTGTAATCAGCATGTCTGCTTCACTGATATACGCATTGACCGAAAGATGGTCAAG ATCTTGGAAGAGGTTGGAGCAAATGATACCGAGGTAATTTTTGCCTCAGATGGATCTTGGAACGTTGCGACGGGAACTGATGACTCTATACAGAAATCAGTGGATAAGATCTCCAATAATACACAGGACGAGCCTCCACAATCTGAATCTGTTCAGTTGTCGAAAGCTCCTGTAGATGTTCTTGATCTGACTGCCATCGATAATGCAATAAGTTCTTTTTCCGATGATGAAATCCAAGACAGGACAGTCACCACAACTTATCAATGTCAAACAGAGACTCCAACTGAGGCATTCGACCCTCAGATGACCAAAACAAATGATGCTGACCAAAGTGATACTTGTCTTGATGACGATTTCTGGTCTGGATTCGTTATGCCAAACTTTGGACAGGTGTCATCACTATCAAACACCACGTCAAACAATATTGCGCAGAGTCCTGTTTTGACCCATCCAATTGGTCCTAATTCTCCAAATCAAGAACTCCAGGCTGTCTTTGGTGATGCACTTGTTACAGCCACTATGCCACAATGTGAAACTTCTGTATTGACTACTCTGCCATTTCAGCAGCACCAATTTGGAAATTCAGCTGTCACTAACGAGTATGGAAGGTTTCCGTCTCTACCCTTGAATGTTACCAGTACACCTACGGTGGTTCAGGCCCTTCTTGCGCGCACCCCAGATTCCGTTCTTCAGAAACGGCCAAGAAATAGTGGAAACATATTTACCCAGAATAGTGCATCAGCAGCTTCTCAAGCCTCACCATGGGCCCAAATGATTCCCAACGCAACTCATATGAATCCATTTTCCGCCTCACAGAGGTCTTCATCTCCATTGCATCAGTACATGGGTATGCAG CGAAATCAGTCATTTCCTTCCGTTCGATCATCTCAATCAAGTGTTCCAGAtcaaggacgaaattctttCAGTGCTTTAAATGAACGTCGTATTTCAACTCCACCTCACCTTGTTGGTCCGAGGATGCCATCTGCTCAGTTACCTGCGAACTTCTCTCGACCTCAAAGCCAAGTTGGAGTTTCATGGGACCGAACCAATCTCCCAGTAGGGACAGTGACTAGTCAACAAGCTGGTAAGTCGTTATCTGTGCACACAAGTGGACAGATGACTAGGCCAGTTGAGGCATCTAAAATAACACCCTCATATATGATTCCCAATAATCACAGAATGCCATCAACTAGAGACCAGGTAAGTAATCTAGAAATTACATCTTCTCAAGGTCAGACAACTACAGCCAATGATTCAATTGAGCAGAATTGGCGCCCAGCAGCCCGTATGCGTGGAGCTCTATCGGGTCAGGCTTATTCCGATGCTTTAAACCAGTACATTATTCAACCTAACCAGCAAGCTCAGGCAGCGACACCGTCACTCCCAACTAATGTCCCAGCACATTTGCAATCCTTGATGGCCGATACAACTGCTCTGCTGCGGCCTCCAGAACCAAGCCATCTATCTGGATCCTCGGTTTCGGGGCCCGAGGTTTCAAGCCAATTACCAGACATATCATCTGGGACAAAGTGA
- the LOC140989848 gene encoding E4 SUMO-protein ligase PIAL2-like isoform X1, producing the protein MAGTAVTRAKMVGVGGASSSDLDKSKVNAYRISVVMDRLLRHVRGTIKNDAEFLNLCLSLSRGIDFAVVHYEVPSRVQEFPSLLKQVCRFKKDALLQSAIMVLMISIKNACECGWFSNKDSDELINLGKEMASNFCGSSNFDTKATCSLSVTSTIMSRFYPRMRMGHKLVCLEVKPGFDAYVSGFKISKTLMPSPGQKIRLFVAQTDDVTKSSCLTTPSKVNFLVNGKGVEKRTTTSMDTGPQIPTDVTHMLKYGSNLLQAVGEFCGNYTIAIAFMSEMPNLESSALQDYEQHALTAVDSDSEIIEGPSRISLNCPISFKRIKTPVKGYSCKHIQCFDFGNYVDINSRVPSWRCPHCNQHVCFTDIRIDRKMVKILEEVGANDTEVIFASDGSWNVATGTDDSIQKSVDKISNNTQDEPPQSESVQLSKAPVDVLDLTAIDNAISSFSDDEIQDRTVTTTYQCQTETPTEAFDPQMTKTNDADQSDTCLDDDFWSGFVMPNFGQVSSLSNTTSNNIAQSPVLTHPIGPNSPNQELQAVFGDALVTATMPQCETSVLTTLPFQQHQFGNSAVTNEYGRFPSLPLNVTSTPTVVQALLARTPDSVLQKRPRNSGNIFTQNSASAASQASPWAQMIPNATHMNPFSASQRSSSPLHQYMGMQRNQSFPSVRSSQSSVPDQGRNSFSALNERRISTPPHLVGPRMPSAQLPANFSRPQSQVGVSWDRTNLPVGTVTSQQAGKSLSVHTSGQMTRPVEASKITPSYMIPNNHRMPSTRDQVSNLEITSSQGQTTTANDSIEQNWRPAARMRGALSGQAYSDALNQYIIQPNQQAQAATPSLPTNVPAHLQSLMADTTALLRPPEPSHLSGSSVSGPEVSSQLPDISSGTK; encoded by the exons ATGGCCGGAACGGCGGTGACCCGAGCGAAAATGGTTGGCGTCGGCGGCGCTTCGAGTAGTGACTTAGATAAGTCGAAAGTGAACGCTTACCGCATTTCCGTGGTGATGGATCGTTTATTACGGCACGTCCGCGGCACCATTAAAAACGACGCAGAGTTCTTAAATCTCTGCCTTTCCCTGTCCAG AGGTATCGATTTTGCTGTTGTACACTACGAGGTTCCAAGCAGAGTGCAAGAGTTTCCTTCTCTGTTAAAGCAG GTGTGCCGATTTAAGAAAGATGCCCTCCTGCAATCAGCTATAATGGTTTTGATGATTTCTATTAAG AATGCTTGTGAATGTGGGTGGTTTTCAAATAAAGATTCTGATGAACTAATAAACTTGGGGAAGGAG ATGGCAAGTAATTTTTGTGGCTCATCAAATTTCGACACAAAGGCTACCTGCTCTCTTTCTGTTACCTCCACAATTATGTCAAG GTTCTATCCGAGAATGAGGATGGGCCATAAATTAGTTTGCCTTGAAGTCAAG CCTGGATTCGATGCTTATGTGAGTGGCTTCAAGATTTCAAAAACTTTAATGCCTTCTCCGGGTCAAAAAATA AGGTTATTTGTTGCGCAAACAGATGATGTCACGAAGTCTTCCTGCCTCACTACCCCTTCCAAAGTCAA CTTTCTCGTGAATGGGAAGGGAGTGGAGAAGAGGACTACTACTTCCATG GACACAGGACCTCAAATCCCAACAGATGTGACACATATGCTGAAATACGGGTCGAATCTTCTTCAGGCTGTGGGTGAATTTTGTG GGAATTATACTATAGCAATTGCTTTCATGAGTGAGATGCCAAACCTTGAGAGTAGTGCCCTTCAAGATTACGAGCAGCATGCTCTCACAGCTGTGGATTCAG ATTCTGAAATAATTGAAGGGCCCTCAAGGATATCGCTAAACTGTCCTATTAG CTTCAAGCGAATTAAAACTCCTGTCAAAGGATATTCATGCAAACATATTCAG TGTTTTGATTTTGGCAACTACGTGGACATAAATTCAAGAGTTCCATCCTGGCGCTGCCCTCATTGTAATCAGCATGTCTGCTTCACTGATATACGCATTGACCGAAAGATGGTCAAG ATCTTGGAAGAGGTTGGAGCAAATGATACCGAGGTAATTTTTGCCTCAGATGGATCTTGGAACGTTGCGACGGGAACTGATGACTCTATACAGAAATCAGTGGATAAGATCTCCAATAATACACAGGACGAGCCTCCACAATCTGAATCTGTTCAGTTGTCGAAAGCTCCTGTAGATGTTCTTGATCTGACTGCCATCGATAATGCAATAAGTTCTTTTTCCGATGATGAAATCCAAGACAGGACAGTCACCACAACTTATCAATGTCAAACAGAGACTCCAACTGAGGCATTCGACCCTCAGATGACCAAAACAAATGATGCTGACCAAAGTGATACTTGTCTTGATGACGATTTCTGGTCTGGATTCGTTATGCCAAACTTTGGACAGGTGTCATCACTATCAAACACCACGTCAAACAATATTGCGCAGAGTCCTGTTTTGACCCATCCAATTGGTCCTAATTCTCCAAATCAAGAACTCCAGGCTGTCTTTGGTGATGCACTTGTTACAGCCACTATGCCACAATGTGAAACTTCTGTATTGACTACTCTGCCATTTCAGCAGCACCAATTTGGAAATTCAGCTGTCACTAACGAGTATGGAAGGTTTCCGTCTCTACCCTTGAATGTTACCAGTACACCTACGGTGGTTCAGGCCCTTCTTGCGCGCACCCCAGATTCCGTTCTTCAGAAACGGCCAAGAAATAGTGGAAACATATTTACCCAGAATAGTGCATCAGCAGCTTCTCAAGCCTCACCATGGGCCCAAATGATTCCCAACGCAACTCATATGAATCCATTTTCCGCCTCACAGAGGTCTTCATCTCCATTGCATCAGTACATGGGTATGCAG CGAAATCAGTCATTTCCTTCCGTTCGATCATCTCAATCAAGTGTTCCAGAtcaaggacgaaattctttCAGTGCTTTAAATGAACGTCGTATTTCAACTCCACCTCACCTTGTTGGTCCGAGGATGCCATCTGCTCAGTTACCTGCGAACTTCTCTCGACCTCAAAGCCAAGTTGGAGTTTCATGGGACCGAACCAATCTCCCAGTAGGGACAGTGACTAGTCAACAAGCTGGTAAGTCGTTATCTGTGCACACAAGTGGACAGATGACTAGGCCAGTTGAGGCATCTAAAATAACACCCTCATATATGATTCCCAATAATCACAGAATGCCATCAACTAGAGACCAGGTAAGTAATCTAGAAATTACATCTTCTCAAGGTCAGACAACTACAGCCAATGATTCAATTGAGCAGAATTGGCGCCCAGCAGCCCGTATGCGTGGAGCTCTATCGGGTCAGGCTTATTCCGATGCTTTAAACCAGTACATTATTCAACCTAACCAGCAAGCTCAGGCAGCGACACCGTCACTCCCAACTAATGTCCCAGCACATTTGCAATCCTTGATGGCCGATACAACTGCTCTGCTGCGGCCTCCAGAACCAAGCCATCTATCTGGATCCTCGGTTTCGGGGCCCGAGGTTTCAAGCCAATTACCAGACATATCATCTGGGACAAAGTGA
- the LOC140989848 gene encoding E4 SUMO-protein ligase PIAL2-like isoform X3, whose product MVLMISIKNACECGWFSNKDSDELINLGKEMASNFCGSSNFDTKATCSLSVTSTIMSRFYPRMRMGHKLVCLEVKPGFDAYVSGFKISKTLMPSPGQKIRLFVAQTDDVTKSSCLTTPSKVNFLVNGKGVEKRTTTSMDTGPQIPTDVTHMLKYGSNLLQAVGEFCGNYTIAIAFMSEMPNLESSALQDYEQHALTAVDSDSEIIEGPSRISLNCPISFKRIKTPVKGYSCKHIQCFDFGNYVDINSRVPSWRCPHCNQHVCFTDIRIDRKMVKILEEVGANDTEVIFASDGSWNVATGTDDSIQKSVDKISNNTQDEPPQSESVQLSKAPVDVLDLTAIDNAISSFSDDEIQDRTVTTTYQCQTETPTEAFDPQMTKTNDADQSDTCLDDDFWSGFVMPNFGQVSSLSNTTSNNIAQSPVLTHPIGPNSPNQELQAVFGDALVTATMPQCETSVLTTLPFQQHQFGNSAVTNEYGRFPSLPLNVTSTPTVVQALLARTPDSVLQKRPRNSGNIFTQNSASAASQASPWAQMIPNATHMNPFSASQRSSSPLHQYMGMQRNQSFPSVRSSQSSVPDQGRNSFSALNERRISTPPHLVGPRMPSAQLPANFSRPQSQVGVSWDRTNLPVGTVTSQQAGKSLSVHTSGQMTRPVEASKITPSYMIPNNHRMPSTRDQVSNLEITSSQGQTTTANDSIEQNWRPAARMRGALSGQAYSDALNQYIIQPNQQAQAATPSLPTNVPAHLQSLMADTTALLRPPEPSHLSGSSVSGPEVSSQLPDISSGTK is encoded by the exons ATGGTTTTGATGATTTCTATTAAG AATGCTTGTGAATGTGGGTGGTTTTCAAATAAAGATTCTGATGAACTAATAAACTTGGGGAAGGAG ATGGCAAGTAATTTTTGTGGCTCATCAAATTTCGACACAAAGGCTACCTGCTCTCTTTCTGTTACCTCCACAATTATGTCAAG GTTCTATCCGAGAATGAGGATGGGCCATAAATTAGTTTGCCTTGAAGTCAAG CCTGGATTCGATGCTTATGTGAGTGGCTTCAAGATTTCAAAAACTTTAATGCCTTCTCCGGGTCAAAAAATA AGGTTATTTGTTGCGCAAACAGATGATGTCACGAAGTCTTCCTGCCTCACTACCCCTTCCAAAGTCAA CTTTCTCGTGAATGGGAAGGGAGTGGAGAAGAGGACTACTACTTCCATG GACACAGGACCTCAAATCCCAACAGATGTGACACATATGCTGAAATACGGGTCGAATCTTCTTCAGGCTGTGGGTGAATTTTGTG GGAATTATACTATAGCAATTGCTTTCATGAGTGAGATGCCAAACCTTGAGAGTAGTGCCCTTCAAGATTACGAGCAGCATGCTCTCACAGCTGTGGATTCAG ATTCTGAAATAATTGAAGGGCCCTCAAGGATATCGCTAAACTGTCCTATTAG CTTCAAGCGAATTAAAACTCCTGTCAAAGGATATTCATGCAAACATATTCAG TGTTTTGATTTTGGCAACTACGTGGACATAAATTCAAGAGTTCCATCCTGGCGCTGCCCTCATTGTAATCAGCATGTCTGCTTCACTGATATACGCATTGACCGAAAGATGGTCAAG ATCTTGGAAGAGGTTGGAGCAAATGATACCGAGGTAATTTTTGCCTCAGATGGATCTTGGAACGTTGCGACGGGAACTGATGACTCTATACAGAAATCAGTGGATAAGATCTCCAATAATACACAGGACGAGCCTCCACAATCTGAATCTGTTCAGTTGTCGAAAGCTCCTGTAGATGTTCTTGATCTGACTGCCATCGATAATGCAATAAGTTCTTTTTCCGATGATGAAATCCAAGACAGGACAGTCACCACAACTTATCAATGTCAAACAGAGACTCCAACTGAGGCATTCGACCCTCAGATGACCAAAACAAATGATGCTGACCAAAGTGATACTTGTCTTGATGACGATTTCTGGTCTGGATTCGTTATGCCAAACTTTGGACAGGTGTCATCACTATCAAACACCACGTCAAACAATATTGCGCAGAGTCCTGTTTTGACCCATCCAATTGGTCCTAATTCTCCAAATCAAGAACTCCAGGCTGTCTTTGGTGATGCACTTGTTACAGCCACTATGCCACAATGTGAAACTTCTGTATTGACTACTCTGCCATTTCAGCAGCACCAATTTGGAAATTCAGCTGTCACTAACGAGTATGGAAGGTTTCCGTCTCTACCCTTGAATGTTACCAGTACACCTACGGTGGTTCAGGCCCTTCTTGCGCGCACCCCAGATTCCGTTCTTCAGAAACGGCCAAGAAATAGTGGAAACATATTTACCCAGAATAGTGCATCAGCAGCTTCTCAAGCCTCACCATGGGCCCAAATGATTCCCAACGCAACTCATATGAATCCATTTTCCGCCTCACAGAGGTCTTCATCTCCATTGCATCAGTACATGGGTATGCAG CGAAATCAGTCATTTCCTTCCGTTCGATCATCTCAATCAAGTGTTCCAGAtcaaggacgaaattctttCAGTGCTTTAAATGAACGTCGTATTTCAACTCCACCTCACCTTGTTGGTCCGAGGATGCCATCTGCTCAGTTACCTGCGAACTTCTCTCGACCTCAAAGCCAAGTTGGAGTTTCATGGGACCGAACCAATCTCCCAGTAGGGACAGTGACTAGTCAACAAGCTGGTAAGTCGTTATCTGTGCACACAAGTGGACAGATGACTAGGCCAGTTGAGGCATCTAAAATAACACCCTCATATATGATTCCCAATAATCACAGAATGCCATCAACTAGAGACCAGGTAAGTAATCTAGAAATTACATCTTCTCAAGGTCAGACAACTACAGCCAATGATTCAATTGAGCAGAATTGGCGCCCAGCAGCCCGTATGCGTGGAGCTCTATCGGGTCAGGCTTATTCCGATGCTTTAAACCAGTACATTATTCAACCTAACCAGCAAGCTCAGGCAGCGACACCGTCACTCCCAACTAATGTCCCAGCACATTTGCAATCCTTGATGGCCGATACAACTGCTCTGCTGCGGCCTCCAGAACCAAGCCATCTATCTGGATCCTCGGTTTCGGGGCCCGAGGTTTCAAGCCAATTACCAGACATATCATCTGGGACAAAGTGA
- the LOC140990434 gene encoding probable membrane-associated kinase regulator 2, which translates to MEAHSLLKYWRSGGDGGGGGCPTRVVEQDSAPTPTIVTATMSPCSSDGEDGPYFDLEFTLPEDETDAEEDETTSKCSGNDYTITENGDGTEDGSRAEEESEHENGVDPKFTVESSSILLNVSEETSYSFPVSLLKSATKIRVLLLKFKRSKSGKSENNETFGRENAESVKIQENHCTKTSGKFFTVKFKVEEVKAPLISLFTRDHNPKEKQGKGIKDNEENLDFSRVSDDKKLIQKYLKMVKPLYIRVSKRYVEKLKFSVQLSFSGSKSGSAASSPPCVAAMVEEPGAAEAVDATRIAQVNGVQTAGPKVMHKQLGKIRSASATSPPVKMAASDRRDDSLLQVQDGIQDAILHCKRSFQRL; encoded by the coding sequence ATGGAAGCTCACTCTTTACTAAAATACTGGCGGAGCGGCGGTGACGGTGGCGGAGGAGGATGCCCAACACGTGTCGTGGAACAAGACTCCGCTCCTACCCCTACAATCGTCACTGCCACCATGAGTCCTTGCTCCTCCGACGGAGAAGATGGGCCATACTTCGACCTCGAGTTCACACTCCCTGAAGATGAAACCGACGCCGAAGAAGATGAGACAACGTCAAAATGCAGCGGAAATGATTATACAATAACAGAAAATGGAGATGGAACTGAGGATGGGTCCCGCGCGGAAGAAGAATCGGAGCATGAAAATGGAGTAGACCCGAAATTTACGGTCGAATCTTCAAGCATTTTGCTGAATGTTTCCGAAGAAACCTCGTACAGCTTTCCAGTTTCTTTACTGAAGTCAGCGACCAAAATCCGTGTTCTTTTGCTCAAGTTCAAGAGATCAAAATCTGGAAAGTCGGAGAATAATGAGACTTTTGGGCGAGAAAATGCGGAATCCgtgaaaattcaagaaaatcattGTACTAAAACGAGTGGTAAGTTTTTTACCGTGAAATTTAAGGTGGAGGAGGTGAAAGCCCCGCTTATCTCTCTGTTTACCAGAGATCATAATCCTAAGGAGAAACAGGGAAAAGGGATAAAGGATAATGAGGAGAATTTGGATTTTAGTAGAGTTTCAGACGACAAAAAGTTGATCCAAAAGTATTTGAAAATGGTGAAACCTTTATACATTCGTGTTTCAAAACGCTACGTCGAGAAACTGAAGTTTTCCGTGCAGCTGAGCTTCTCGGGTTCAAAGAGTGGTAGCGCAGCTTCTTCTCCGCCATGTGTGGCCGCGATGGTGGAAGAACCGGGAGCGGCTGAGGCCGTTGACGCGACTCGTATAGCTCAAGTGAATGGAGTGCAAACTGCAGGGCCTAAAGTAATGCATAAGCAGTTGGGCAAAATCCGGTCAGCGTCAGCAACGTCCCCGCCGGTGAAGATGGCGGCGTCGGACCGCCGCGATGACTCGCTGTTGCAGGTGCAGGACGGGATTCAAGACGCCATTCTACATTGTAAGAGATCCTTTCAACGCCTGTAG
- the LOC140989175 gene encoding reticulon-like protein B2 produces the protein MVDKIHDSDGETTAYRFFGRKKPVHKVFGDGKPADVFLWRDKKLSAGVLGGVSAIWVLFDVLEYHLLTLVSHGLILALALSFLWSNATTFINKSPQRIPKVELPEDPVLKLASALRIEINQAGAFLRDIALGKDLKMFLCVIAGLWVLSLVGSCCDFLTLLYISVVLLFTVPVFYEKYENQVDSFAQKATAELKKQYDVFDANVLSKIPRGPLKDKKRV, from the exons ATGGTGGACAAAATCCACGATTCCGACGGCGAGACCACGGCCTACCGTTTCTTCGGCAGGAAGAAACCAGTTCACAAAGTCTTTGGCGATGGCAAAC CTGCGGATGTGTTCTTATGGAGGGACAAGAAGCTCTCAGCAGGAGTGCTCGGTGGGGTGTCTGCAATATGGGTTTTGTTTGATGTCCTTGAATACCATTTGCTCACATTGGTCTCTCATGGTTTGATTCTTGCATTGGCTTTATCATTCTTGTGGTCAAATGCTACAACCTTCATCAATAA ATCTCCTCAACGCATCCCAAAAGTTGAGCTTCCAGAAGATCCTGTCCTAAAATTGGCATCGGCTTTGAGGATCGAGATCAATCAAGCTGGTGCATTTCTGAGGGATATTGCACTTGGAAAGGATTTGAAGATGTTTCTCTGT GTGATAGCCGGCTTGTGGGTGTTGTCGCTTGTTGGAAGTTGCTGTGATTTTTTGACTCTGCTGTATATAA GTGTTGTGCTGCTATTCACGGTGCCTGTTTTTTACGAGAAGTATGAAAATCAGGTAGACTCTTTTGCCCAGAAGGCCACGGCTGAGCTCAAGAAACAGTATGATGTATTTGATGCTAATGTACTGTCTAAGATTCCGAGAGGGCCATTGAAGGATAAAAAGAGGGTTTGA